The following nucleotide sequence is from Azospirillum brasilense.
GGAACGCTTGCCATCATGCGGCAACGGCTGGGCGAGGGGGCGGGCGCCGCGCCTCAGACGCTCGACTATGGCGAGGCGATCCGCATCGGCGACGTGACGGTGCGGCTGGTACCCGCCGGCCATGTGCTGGGCAGCGCGCAGGTGGTGCTGGAGCATGCGGGCACGCGGGTGGTGGTGTCCGGCGACTACAAGCGGCGCTTCGACCGCACCTGCGCCCCGTTCGAGCCGGTGCCCTGCGACGTCTTCATCACCGAGGCGACCTTCGGCCTGCCGGTCTTCCGCCACCCGCCCGACCTGGGGGAGATCGACAAGCTGCTGCACTCTCTGTCGATCTTTCCGGAGCGCAGCCATGTCGTCGGGGCCTACGCGCTGGGCAAATGCCAGCGGGTGATCTCTCTGCTGCGCGCCGCCGGCTACGACCGGCCGATCTATCTGCACGGCGCCCTGGAGCCGATCTGCAAACTCTATGAGGGCTTCGGCGTGCCTCTGGGCGAGCTTCGCCCGGCCACCGTCGCGGCGAAGGAGGAGCTGAAGGGCGCCCTGGTGCTGGCCCCGCCCGGCGCGGTGGCCGACCGCTGGGCGCGTCGGCTGACCGACCCGGTGGTGGCGATGGCCTCCGGCTGGATGCGTGTCCGCCAGCGGGCGCGCCAGCGCGGCGTCGAACTGCCGCTGGTCATCTCCGACCACGCCGATTGGGACGAGCTGACCCAGACGCTCGACGAGGTCGCAGCACCCGAGGTCTGGGTGACCCATGGTCGGGAGGAGGCGCTGGTCCACCACGCGACCCAGCGCGGCATCCGCGCCCGCGCCCTGGCCATGGTCGGCTTCGAGGAGGAGGAAGGGGCGTGAGGAACTTCTCCTCGCTGATCGACGGGCTGGTCTTCATGCCGGCGCGCAACGGCAAGATCCGCCTGCTGGCCGACTTCTTTGCCACCACGCCCGACCCCGACCGCGGCTGGGCGCTGGCGGCCCTGACGGAATCGCTGGTTTTCCACGAGGCCAAGCCGGCGGCCATCCGGCAGCTGGTCGCCACCCGCGTCGACCTGGACCTGTTCGCCCTGTCCTACGACTATGTGGGCGACCTCGCCGAGACGGTGGCGCTGATCTGGCCGGAGCGTCCAGAGCGGGCGAACAGCCTGCCGCCGTCCATGACCGAGGTGGTGGAGACGCTGCGCGCGGCCAAGCGCGGGCAGGTGATGGGGCTGGTGGAGGGCTGGCTCGACACGCTGGATTCCTCCGGCCGCTTCGCACTGCTCAAGCTCATCACCGGTAGCCTGCGGGTGGGCGTGTCGGCGCGGCTGGCCAAGACGGCATTGGCGGAGTGGGGCAAGGTCGATCTCGGCGATCTTGAGGAGTGCTGGCATGGGCTGACCCCGCCCTACGCGGACCTGTTCGCCTGGCTGGAGGGGAAGTCCGACCGGCCGGCTGCGGGGAAGGGGGCGGGCTTCCGCCCACTGATGCTTTCCCACCCGCTGGAGGAGGAGGACATGGCCGCCCTCGATCCGGCCGACTACGCTGCGGAATGGAAATGGGACGGCATCCGCGTGCAACTGGCGGCCCGCGGCGGCGAGCGGCGCATCTACAGCCGCACCGGTGACGACGTGTCCGGCGCCTTTCCCGACATCGCGGACCACATGACCTTCGACGCCGTGCTGGACGGCGAGCTGCTGGTCGCCCGCAATGAGGGCGAGATTGCGCCCTTCAACGACCTTCAGCAGCGGCTGAACCGCAAGACGGTCACCGCGGCGATGCTCAAGGAATTTCCCGCCTGGGTGCGGCTCTACGACATCCTGTTCGAAGGCGAGGAGGATCTGCGCGGCCTGCCCCTCACCGAGCGGCGCGCCCGGCTGGAGCGTTGGCACGACGCGGTGCGGCCCCGGCGTATGGATCTGTCGCCGCTGGTGCCGTTCGAGGGCTGGGAGGCGCTGAAGGGCCTGCGCGAGGGCAGCCGGGAGAACAGCATCGAAGGACTGATGCTGAAGCGCAAGGACAGCCTCTACGTCGCCGGGCGCCCCAAGGGGCCCTGGTTCAAATGGAAGCGTGGGGCGCTGACGCTCGACACCGTGCTGATGTACGCCCAGCGCGGGCACGGCAAGCGGTCCAGCTACTACTCGGACTTCACCTTCGGCGTCTGGCGCGGCGAGGAACTGGTGCCGGTGGGCAAGGCCTATTTCGGCTTCACCGACGCCGAACTGGTGGAACTCGACCGCTGGGTGCGCAACCGCACCACCCGCCGCTACGGCCCGGTGCGCGAGGTCGAGCCGGGGCTGGTTCTGGAGGTCGCCTTCGACAGCGTGCACCCGTCAAACCGCCACAAGAGCGGTTTGGCGATGCGTTTCCCGCGCGTCCACCGCATCCGCTGGGACAAGCCGGCGGCAGAGGCCGACCGGCTGGAAACGCTTCAGGCGATGGTCGTCAGCTAGGCTGGGCGGCTATAGGGGCGCTTCTTCCATTTTGAACCGGGTCCGCGTTGACGACGGCGGGATGGCGCGTAGTCTTCTGCAACCGTTCGCTGCGGTCGAGCGGGAAGACATCAACCCGGAGACCTGACCATGCCGTTCGCCGCCGCCCCCGAGTTCAAGAAGCACAAGGCGAAGTGCGAGGCCGAGGCGAAGAAGATCTCCAATTCGGGCGACGCCCTGGCGGTGGTGAAAAAGTCCGGTGATGTGGAGAAGGCCGCCGCGGCCTGGGACAAGGCCTACAAGGCCGGGGACGCCAAGGCGCTGCGCGCCGCGCTGGCCGATCTGCTCCAGGCGACCAAGATCTTCCGGGCGAAGCTCAGCGCGGTCATCGTCAAGGCGCAGAAGGCGAAGAACGAGGGCGCCGTCGAAGTGGCGGCCGACATGCTGGGCGGCGCCATGAACGTCGAGCAGATGGCCCAGCTGGAAACCCTGTCCGCCCTGAAGAAGCTGGAAAAGGCCGGCAGCGGCAAAGAGATGCCGGCCACCACCTTCTTCGCCGACTGGACCGCTGCCAAGAAGATGTTCGAGGCGCTGACCGGCAAGAAGAAGCCGGCTGAGGGCTTCCTGCTCGCCTTCCGGGCGTCGAGCGGGCTGGAGAAGGCGACGAAGGCGCTGGACGCCGCGACGCGGGCCAACGACGTCGACGCTCTGCAGAAGGCGATCAAGGGGTTCGAGAAGACCGGCAGCGAGTATTTCGCGACCGTGAAGAAGAAGGCCAAGGTCTCCGTCGCCGCCGACGACACCGACATCCCGGACGAGTCGGAGGAGGCGTTCAACTACGATCAGGCGCTGGCGATTCTGCTGAAGAACCTGAACGTCATCCGCAAGGAAGCCGGCAACATCCTGGCCGAGGCCAGGAAATAAACAGGATCTTCCGCCCTATCGGCTCAACCGCATGTCGATGTGGTCGATGCCGACATCGTCGTAGATGTCGCTGACGCGCCGGAAGCCGAAGCCGCCGTAGAAAGTTTCCAAGTATAGCTGCGCGCTGATCTGCACGTCGTGCTCCGGCCAGTCCCGGGCCAGCCGTTCCAGGCATTCGGCGACCAGCCGGCGACCGAGCGCCTTGCCGCGCCACTCCGGAGCGACCGCCAACCGCCCGAAGGAGGTGGCGCCGGTCTCCGGGGCGGGGCCGAAGATGCGGGCATAGCCGACGGGTATCGGCGCGTCGCCCTCATAAAGCGCCAGATGCTGCGCCACCGGGTCTCGCCCGTCGAGATCGGGGAAGGGCGAGGCCTGCTCCACCACCAGCACGCTCTGGCGGAGGTGGAGCATGTCGTGGAGGGTGCCGGCGGACAGATCGGCAAAGCGGTACCAACGGGAATGCATGTCAGCCTCTAGAAGGAGACGTCGGTGGGGTTCAGATGCTCCACCGTGAAGCCGAAACGGCTGTGAAGACTCTCACCGACGCGAAGCCGGTGGCAGAGGTGCGGTGACGCCTCGAAGCAGAGCAGACAGGCCGGTTTTTCCCGCGCCAGAGCGGCGGCGCGGCTGAGGTCGTGCTCCGCTTCGGGAGTCTGCATTTTCGCTTCGACGATCGACCAGAAGCGGTCCAGATCGCCCTGGTGGGCGGCGACGCGGCCCTCCTTGGGCGTGCCCAGCCCCTTCAGATGGACGTAACCGATTCCGGCTTCCTCCAGCCCGGCGGACAGCGGCCTCTTGGAGAAGCCGGCGCGGCGGGACAAGGGCAATTCGCGCACGTCCAGAAGAACCGCTACCCCCCGCGCCTTCAATGCGCGCAGTACGGAGTCGAAGGAGGCGCCTTCGTAACCAATGGTGTAGAGCGTCGGGCTGTTGCTCATGACGGTGAGGGCAGGGCGTTGCGGATCATGTATTCGCCGATGTCCTTGGGCTTCACCTTGACGTCGGTCAGCGGCTCGTCGGCGGACATTGCCTTCGCGACGAGAAGGCTGTTCTGCACGTTGGTCAGGGTGATACGGAAGACGCCGGTGGCGCCCTTCAGCTTCGGGTAGTAGGTCGGATCGATGACCTTCTCCTTGCGCATCAGGCGTTCGATCACCGCCTCCTCCTCAAGGTCCGGCACCTCCTGGCTGTGGATCAGGCGCCAGTCGGATTCGCCCGCCCAGCCGGCCTCGATGGCGACCTTGGCCTCGTTATTGTCGGCGGCCACGCCCAGCTTGAAGATGTGCTTTCCCTGTCCGACGTCGGACGCCCACTTCGTCAGCGCGGCGCTGCGCGCCACATAAACCACGGCCATTTTCGCGTTTCCTTACCGGTCAGGCAGCCATGCTGCCGCGAAGTGGCTGACGAGGCAACCGGAAGGAGGAGTCTGTCAGGGAAAGGAGGATTGCCGGGACAGAGGGGTGATGAGGATGCGGCTGACGACGTCCTTGCCGAACAACTTGACGCTTTCCTCGTCGATCTTGCGGCGCAGAGCGGGCATGTTGGCGATGTTGCCGCGGACGATCCATCCCTCCTCAATACCCAGATAGACCGCGCGCAACGTGGCGTCGTGCAGCCGCGGGATGGCGACCTGAACTTCACCCAGGCGGGTGGCGTTCGCCACCTCCAGCATCACCTCGATCTGGGTGTAGCGCTCCACCTGCCCGCGGGTGACGATGGGAACCATCACCGGCTTGATGCGGACGGAGGGCGGCAGGGCCGCCGGCCCCTCCGCCGCCTGGGCCACCATGCCCGAACCGGCAGCGGTGGCGGCGATCAGAAAGGCAACGAGAATGGATGCGACCCTGCGCATTGGCGGGCACCGGAAAAATCGATTGGATGGCCCCGATAGTAGGGCTTCATCCGCCCGTCTTCAATGGCGCCCGCTGTAACAAGAGATTCGGCTTATGACGTGGCGTGCCGCTGTCAGGCCGCCTTCTGCCCGCTGGCCTGGATCGCCTTTTTGTTCACATCGTTGATTGCCAGAATGTTCAGCTTCTTGTCGGTCTCCTTCTCTTCGTTCAGAGTCTGCTCCAACAGCTCCGCCACCTTGGTGAGGCCGCAGGCGGTCGCGTAGGCGTGGACGGTGCCGTAGCTGGCGATTTCGTAATGTTCCACCTTCTGGGCGGCGGCGATCAGGGCGGCGTCCTGCACTTCCGGAGCGAGGCCCATTTCCATGATCTCGCGGGCTTCGCTGATCAGCCCTTCCATCGCGTCGCAATGCTTGCCGCGGGTGCGGGTGTCCAACTCCTCGAAGACCTGCTCCAGCCGTTCGATCTGGCCGCGGG
It contains:
- a CDS encoding ferritin-like domain-containing protein yields the protein MAAKTMQDLLIEELRDIYHAEKQLTKALPKLAKAAHSEKLRTAFESHLEETRGQIERLEQVFEELDTRTRGKHCDAMEGLISEAREIMEMGLAPEVQDAALIAAAQKVEHYEIASYGTVHAYATACGLTKVAELLEQTLNEEKETDKKLNILAINDVNKKAIQASGQKAA
- a CDS encoding cisplatin damage response ATP-dependent DNA ligase — protein: MRNFSSLIDGLVFMPARNGKIRLLADFFATTPDPDRGWALAALTESLVFHEAKPAAIRQLVATRVDLDLFALSYDYVGDLAETVALIWPERPERANSLPPSMTEVVETLRAAKRGQVMGLVEGWLDTLDSSGRFALLKLITGSLRVGVSARLAKTALAEWGKVDLGDLEECWHGLTPPYADLFAWLEGKSDRPAAGKGAGFRPLMLSHPLEEEDMAALDPADYAAEWKWDGIRVQLAARGGERRIYSRTGDDVSGAFPDIADHMTFDAVLDGELLVARNEGEIAPFNDLQQRLNRKTVTAAMLKEFPAWVRLYDILFEGEEDLRGLPLTERRARLERWHDAVRPRRMDLSPLVPFEGWEALKGLREGSRENSIEGLMLKRKDSLYVAGRPKGPWFKWKRGALTLDTVLMYAQRGHGKRSSYYSDFTFGVWRGEELVPVGKAYFGFTDAELVELDRWVRNRTTRRYGPVREVEPGLVLEVAFDSVHPSNRHKSGLAMRFPRVHRIRWDKPAAEADRLETLQAMVVS
- a CDS encoding DUF488 family protein; protein product: MSNSPTLYTIGYEGASFDSVLRALKARGVAVLLDVRELPLSRRAGFSKRPLSAGLEEAGIGYVHLKGLGTPKEGRVAAHQGDLDRFWSIVEAKMQTPEAEHDLSRAAALAREKPACLLCFEASPHLCHRLRVGESLHSRFGFTVEHLNPTDVSF
- a CDS encoding ligase-associated DNA damage response exonuclease; translated protein: MKVCPEGLYVEPGGFYVDPLRPVERAVVTHGHSDHARPGHAHVLATAGTLAIMRQRLGEGAGAAPQTLDYGEAIRIGDVTVRLVPAGHVLGSAQVVLEHAGTRVVVSGDYKRRFDRTCAPFEPVPCDVFITEATFGLPVFRHPPDLGEIDKLLHSLSIFPERSHVVGAYALGKCQRVISLLRAAGYDRPIYLHGALEPICKLYEGFGVPLGELRPATVAAKEELKGALVLAPPGAVADRWARRLTDPVVAMASGWMRVRQRARQRGVELPLVISDHADWDELTQTLDEVAAPEVWVTHGREEALVHHATQRGIRARALAMVGFEEEEGA
- a CDS encoding GNAT family N-acetyltransferase; the encoded protein is MHSRWYRFADLSAGTLHDMLHLRQSVLVVEQASPFPDLDGRDPVAQHLALYEGDAPIPVGYARIFGPAPETGATSFGRLAVAPEWRGKALGRRLVAECLERLARDWPEHDVQISAQLYLETFYGGFGFRRVSDIYDDVGIDHIDMRLSR